Proteins co-encoded in one Brassica rapa cultivar Chiifu-401-42 chromosome A02, CAAS_Brap_v3.01, whole genome shotgun sequence genomic window:
- the LOC103853311 gene encoding probable E3 ubiquitin-protein ligase RHA1A: protein MGLSYGSTGVIIVGVILNDLMKEVCSFLDLTRLLGLYSSEASGSINKIPMDDILPATKFEDMSRVNPPESCRICQDEFEGGEQVRSLRNCAHVFHKTCIDRWIHDDKMTCPLCRTLIIPDFYFFRL, encoded by the coding sequence ATGGGCCTTTCTTACGGCAGCACCGGAGTTATAATCGTTGGAGTTATTCTGAATGATCTTATGAAAGAGGTTTGTTCTTTTCTTGACCTAACTCGTTTGTTAGGTCTTTATTCGTCGGAAGCTTCGGGAAGCATAAACAAGATTCCGATGGATGATATACTTCCAGCTACGAAATTTGAGGATATGTCTCGGGTGAATCCGCCGGAGAGTTGTCGGATATGTCAAGATGAGTTCGAAGGTGGTGAACAAGTCCGGTCTTTGAGGAATTGCGCTCATGTTTTTCACAAGACATGTATTGACCGTTGGATCCATGACGACAAGATGACTTGTCCTTTGTGTAGGACCTTAATCATCCCTGATTTCTATTTCTTTCGCTTGTAA